The DNA region AACCTGCTAAAAAAACAAAGACAAGGTTAATGAGGACGGACAAAAATTCGTAGGCATATTTCTATAGTGGGATCTTTGAAAAGTTGATCATTATGAGTGTTACGGACGAATTTGATTGAGAAATCCAATGGCAAAAAGAAGGGATTAATTAGCTCGTTATTCCACTATAtttcaaataacatatttttatttatataatatatcataaatatatttaatctgACTAATTTTGAAACACATTAAttagtaacaattttttaaaaatatttccatAGATGAttgaccattttttaaaaatacttcCATGGTTGATTGTTTTTTTCCTCCCAAATATAATATGAATGTAATTAAGGTttgcatgtatatatatatatgaacttaataaatacaaatgatataattacaaaaaaaaaaaatatatgatctAAATTAATTCTACTGTACACTAAATAACTACAATTAGCCAAGtttaattaacaattaattataaaatgattaatgatatataaattagttcTAAGGTGTTGTAATTATATTGATGATAAAATGCATTTGAAAGAcgaattaacattaaaattttaattttaatttaattttaatttaattccatAATAATTAATACTCAATTTCtatgatagaaaaaaaatataatagaaataatttaaatacatattaatttaacaTGTTAAGTccctatatttaaaaaatcatagtaaattgttatataataagatattttgttggaaaaaaaaattatatatatatatatatattaaaattttatttataataagtagaatcaaaaattataaaatcaccttaatttaaaattccaattttaatttttaatcttaaataatttattacaaataagaaataaaaattacacCACAATTCCAATTCTTGGGAAAGGACATTATGTAAATGGTGATATTGTAATATgcaaataatatgtattatgtgGTTCAAGAGATGACCAAATaaactgaaaaaaaattacaattcatGGGAAAGCAAAATgcataaaattaacaaattttcaatattagAAATAACCCCCAAAGTAGCTTCAATCTTCATCCACTGAACATAGACCCACCACATCACCTTCAACATACAAGGTTCATCTAAGACTCAAAAACTTGAGGTTTGGATCAATGCATTACACCATTGGATAGAATCACAATTGTACAACAAATTTATGGTCCTGGGGAAAAATTAACCTAAAAGCTCAGCTAAATTACTAATTAACATCTCAAAATTGGTTTAAAAGCCACAAAAACTCTACTGCCAAACTTGTTTTGCCTGAGATTTTCATCACCCCATAATCATTCATTGCTGCAGATAAAACAAAAGCATTGGCAGAAAACAGAAGAAGCATTATAATCAAGTCGACCACATTATAGTTTTCATACATTTTGGATGAAAAGATTGAAATTAATACAGCAAAAAGTCTACCTCTTTGTTACTAAACAGAAATGCCCGAAGAAATGCAGAGTTTTGAGTCTGCACCTCCACTTACGATGCTATCGTCTTTCCACCAATCCACGCATAACACCTGAAATTTTAAATTGGGCACAAAATTTGAGGGTGATCTCTTTTCAGCTCACAAGGCAATCTCTATATAAACTTAATAAAGAATGAAACATTAAGATACCTTGTCATTGTGGGAACCAATAATTGCCAGTGGCCACTGCAAAGGTGAAATTAAGAAATCAACAAATCttcctttctattttttttttgaagaacaTAGTATAGAATAGATAATACTATTGACCACATTACCGCAGTTCTTAAATCCCACAGCATAACTTTTCCATCATAAGATGCAGAAGCCAGATGAAACCATGATGTCTTGTGCCATTTGCAAGACGAGATCCAGGAACCATGTGATGAAAACTGGAAAATAGGAGCCGTAGTACctatacataaatatatgaaGCAGATGGATATTATGAGTAGTTAATAAGTCCATGTTTGGTTAGGATGTAACTGgaatttggaattataattccatTAAATTGAAATGTACATAATTTTTAGGTTTAAATTTCTTCCTTCCCACTTTAGAATTACAGTTCTACTACTTCTACAAACATAGTAATTCAATTCATACAGAATTGGGATGAGAATCATAGTtacaatttcaattccaatcaTACCCATCCAAACATAGCCCAAATGAAGTTGCTATATATAAGAGCAAGGGAAAAACCTGGCTTGCGAGGATCCCATACACGGAGAACTGAGTCAGAGCTCCCAGTTGCGACGAGAGCAGAGCTTTCTCCTCCAACATCAAGACAGTTGACAACTTTTCCAGTATACTGATAGAAAACAAGgataataaatatacaaaaaataataacaagtgGGTAGGTAGAGTTGGTTGACTTTGAAAAGTTGAGAATCACGATAATTATAAGAAAGTGTGACAAAGGTTACATACCCTTTCATCTGTAGCCTCCTCTCTTTCAATATCCCACTTTCTAATGGAATGATCCCATGATGCAGAATAAATGGTGTTATGTTCTGGCCAGGAAACAGAAGACACACACTGAGTGTGACCCACAAGGGTGGAACTAGCTTCCCCCTTAtacaaaagaaaatcaacataACAGTTAAAGCAAGTTAGACACTTGAAGAAAGAAATCACACTCAAGCTTATCATAATGGAAAAATATACTTATGGGATTTTTTTGGTGTGTATTGTTGTCCATATGCCCTTTAAATGTAGTTGAAAATGCATATTTAggtcattttatatttaaaaaaaaaatatataaacaataagaaATGTATTTTGGTCGATGATTTGAATGACGGTGAAATAAGGGACTATttgaattaaatccaaataagtTTCCTTAAACGAGGCCTATAAGACTATTAACTTTTAAACTCCATGTCATAACACCTGTCATTCTGTCACAATAAAATaggataaatataatattttcaacaagaaAATCATCGAGTTTTAAGTGATATTTATATTCCCAGGAATATACTACCTCTGTTTGAACTTCTACATCATCAACTCCTGTTTTTCTCTTCTTGGTAGATACTTGATCACTTCCTGCATCAAGTTGATCTGTTCGCCACAATTTGATGCTACAATCCCAAGAACCAGAACAAATCTGCAAACACATGATTAAAACAGTGTGAAATATCTCTTTAATGGTTTCCAGTATGTCGATAAGAGATTTTCTGACCCTATCTCCAGAAGGCTGTGCTGCAACACTTTGAATAGATGCAGTATGTCCAGATAAAATCTTGTAAGCTCGAATCTTTGTAGATTGTTCAGTGGAATCCTCTAcatcaaactttaaaaaaatagtatatgcTGTTAAAACTGGGTGCATTCTAGATAAGCATGAAATCTAGGCTGTGCTCTTGATACCTTCCACAGTCTAACTGTTTTATCTTTTGAAGCAGTAGCAAATGTTGTATGGTTGGAACTTGACAAACCTGCCCAATGCATTACCCAAAAAGTAAGAATTAAAAAGAACCATGTCACAAAGAAATCAAAGTTGGTTAAGTTGAGTTTGAGGAGAACTGTTTtcaccaaaaaaacaaaatgtagTCAGCCTAGGGCATTTTTTGGTAAACCCAAAATTTTACCCAACTTAAACAACCATTTAAAATTATCCATAAGATTTTCAGGTGGTATGGGTCCTGGGTGTATAACTTGGATCAGAAATGACACATGGCCTCAATGCTTGGCCCCTCCAAATAACTAGAacattgtattgtattgtactAAACACATCCACAGATATTTTCACCAAAAAAATGGCATTGAGGGTTGAAACTAGAACATTGTACTTGTATTAAACACATCTACagatattttctcaaaaaaaaaaacacgacTATAGATTTTTTTCTACCTTTCTGATTAACAATAGTTATGGAAGTAATCGGATCTCCATGTCCCTCTAATATATGCGAACACAGATCAGCACCCTTCCACACCCTGCACAAGGTGATGCAATTAATAGGTTTATTATTCTTCAAACATCGTATATTTCATTGTAGACAAAATTGCCTACATTCTAAGTTTTAGCTTTTACCTTCCTAAATTGTCATAGCATCCTGTCACGATGAACCTGTGTGATAGAAGAACAAAGTTTGAAAAAACACAATACTTGAAGCTATTATAATGTGTAGCATAAAAAACATCCAGGAAAGGGTTACAAAGGAAGAAAAGGGGAGAGTATTGCAATAACCAATTGACTAACAGTACAAATTGTTTCTTAATTCAATATCTGATGTGGCCAGCAATAGAAACTTGCGAAAATATTATGTTCCAACTATTCATGACAACAGGCTTCAAGAAAACAGTTGATACAACTCTAGATTTTCAGACCAAAGAATTAAGACGAAAAATTCTTTGAGATCATAGAAAACAAAGGACTTCACATAAATCCTCTGGAACTAATTAGTAGGACTTCAATATACAAGTACCAAATTTCTACATGCACACCCTAACAAATATACATGAAAGGATTGCTATAgaaaatcatcaaataaaacCAAGCCCGTTATTCACCATTCAACTACAAATAGAAGAAGCATGTGCATAAAACTATTCTGCACCCAGATAACAGTATTCTAATGACACAAATGTCAGATTCCTGAATACAACAAAGTTCAACAGTTTGTTGTTATTTGAGAGGAAACATCGTCgaaaataaagtgaatttaCATAAGTTTGAGCAGCATAACTAGCTTACCCAGGATTGGAACCATCAATAGCACTGACCCAATCATCATGTAAAGAAGGTTCTTCCTCTCTTCTTGGGATTGCAGCCTTTCCATATTCAATTTCTAAAACTTTCTCCTGTAAGACAAAAGAGCTTGTTTGAAGACTGGTAGATGTATCTCAGACATGAATAAACATTATTTCCCTGCCCTATGAGTGTCTTTGCACTCCTATTCTATTCTTGTGCTGCAATTGACAACATAATGGATTCAATACTATAGTCATGGGTGGTTCAGGTGCTTCAAAGAAATGGAAATAATTACAGACACTTCAAATTACATAAACTCAACCTACATACAGTACCATTAATTGTCTAAGCTAAAAATGACTGAAACACACTTAGAATGAAGAATTACCGCAGAGATACCCTTGGCAACTAGAAACTCTTCAAGTGACATCCGAATTAGCTCTCCCCCAATAAGAAAATCGAAGGGCTCGAGTTGCCAATCATCATTAACTGGAGTTGAGGAACAAGAAACATAGTTAGTTCATAAGAATAAAGAACAAAATACTAATTACTAGCAGATTAATGTTCAATCATcttccttttttcttttcttaattattacAGTAGGTGATCTATGTTCAATTACCCACTCAGCATTTCTTTACAAGCTTGTACCTTtgagttcaaaaataattgattcctcaataaattcaaaataaaattgctaaAGAAAACCCATTTCTTTGTAGAAAACACTTGGGTACCTACCAGCTTGAAGAAGGTTGTTGACGATGGCTGAGAGACCCATTCTGGTAAGGTTGGATGGAATAGCAATAGAGGTGCTCGGAACTTTGAACGGAGCCTTAAGTTTGGTGACGAAGCGTACATGAACACGCCTTGATGGTTCATCAGAAGCTCCATCGTTATCCATATCTCAGTAAAGAAGATGACTGAACTGAACAACTGGTAATCAAGAGAGATGATGAAACTATAAGAGGCGACTGATATTGAGAAACAGAGAATAGGGTTTTGAGAATGGTACTCGTAAATCTTAAGATGATaaacgttttaattttttaattttttatttctttttactaATAAGAGACCAGAcgttttaatctatttttttaatttatttatttttaagggtTTCAGAGGTTGGGC from Impatiens glandulifera chromosome 5, dImpGla2.1, whole genome shotgun sequence includes:
- the LOC124940410 gene encoding ribosome biogenesis protein WDR12 homolog; protein product: MDNDGASDEPSRRVHVRFVTKLKAPFKVPSTSIAIPSNLTRMGLSAIVNNLLQAVNDDWQLEPFDFLIGGELIRMSLEEFLVAKGISAEKVLEIEYGKAAIPRREEEPSLHDDWVSAIDGSNPGFIVTGCYDNLGRVWKGADLCSHILEGHGDPITSITIVNQKGLSSSNHTTFATASKDKTVRLWKFDVEDSTEQSTKIRAYKILSGHTASIQSVAAQPSGDRICSGSWDCSIKLWRTDQLDAGSDQVSTKKRKTGVDDVEVQTEGEASSTLVGHTQCVSSVSWPEHNTIYSASWDHSIRKWDIEREEATDERYTGKVVNCLDVGGESSALVATGSSDSVLRVWDPRKPGTTAPIFQFSSHGSWISSCKWHKTSWFHLASASYDGKVMLWDLRTAWPLAIIGSHNDKVLCVDWWKDDSIVSGGADSKLCISSGISV